A genomic region of Mesorhizobium sp. NZP2077 contains the following coding sequences:
- a CDS encoding VWA domain-containing protein, producing the protein MVDDNELNRLRDIAAPAPGESAKARAFEAALRAYDQENISAVTQGSTRGLRLTERAQKLWSEIMQKKLIATPAIAGLIALPIAGYATFHLLREQPPKVGGDEKITETLADKPATLKPTEPKQAPTELAKDKKADADVESRNATDALVAPASPPKSESAQAGGAAQQTAAERGVVAEPAPPAPTGEFALDGTVNAPSTSRVARMPAAESKLMAPQPTVAPADQIAPQEENRNRIEGVKTNPVHAALEDPVSTFSIDVDTASYSFVRRSLKEGSVPQADTVRVEEMINYFPYDWKGPDSASTPFNSTVSVMPTPWNEHTKLMHVAIKGFDIKPTEQPKANLVFLIDVSGSMDEPDKLPLLKSAFRLLVSKLKADDTISIVTYAGEAGTVLMPTKAAEKDKILNAIDNLTPGGSTAGEAGIKEAYKLAQQSFVKDGVNRVMLATDGDFNVGQSDDDDLKRLIEQERKSGVFLSVFGFGHDNLNDQMMQTIAQNGNGTAAYIDTLAEAEKVLVEDASSTLFPIAKDVKIQVEFNPNKVSEYRLIGYETRALNREDFNNDRVDAGDIGSGHSVTAIYEITPKGSGGEQIDPLRYGQATVNNGGVANADEYAFVKIRYKLPNEDISKLITTPVTSANEVASFDQASTDQRFSVAVAAFGQKLRDEDATAKFGYDKIMEIATAARGADPFGYRSEFLSLVRLASALGGNR; encoded by the coding sequence ATGGTCGACGACAACGAACTCAACAGACTGCGCGATATCGCAGCACCGGCGCCGGGCGAGAGCGCGAAGGCGCGCGCGTTTGAGGCCGCCCTGCGCGCCTATGATCAGGAAAATATTTCTGCCGTCACCCAAGGATCGACCCGCGGCCTTCGTCTCACAGAGCGAGCACAAAAGCTCTGGAGCGAGATCATGCAAAAGAAACTCATTGCCACGCCGGCCATTGCCGGGCTCATCGCCCTGCCGATCGCCGGATACGCCACCTTCCATCTGCTGAGGGAACAGCCGCCCAAAGTCGGCGGCGACGAGAAGATCACCGAGACGCTGGCCGACAAGCCGGCAACCTTGAAGCCGACCGAGCCGAAGCAGGCTCCAACCGAACTGGCGAAGGACAAGAAGGCCGACGCGGATGTCGAAAGCCGCAACGCGACCGACGCGCTTGTAGCGCCGGCTTCGCCGCCCAAATCCGAATCGGCCCAGGCCGGTGGCGCCGCTCAGCAAACTGCGGCGGAGCGCGGGGTGGTGGCCGAGCCGGCACCGCCGGCGCCGACGGGGGAGTTCGCGCTGGATGGAACTGTAAACGCGCCCAGCACATCGCGGGTCGCCCGCATGCCGGCTGCCGAGTCCAAACTGATGGCGCCACAGCCCACCGTGGCACCGGCGGATCAGATCGCGCCGCAAGAGGAAAACCGCAACCGCATCGAGGGCGTCAAGACCAATCCGGTGCACGCGGCACTGGAAGATCCGGTTTCGACCTTCTCGATCGACGTCGACACCGCATCCTATTCCTTCGTGCGCCGTTCGTTGAAGGAAGGCTCCGTGCCGCAAGCCGACACGGTACGCGTCGAGGAGATGATCAATTACTTCCCCTATGATTGGAAGGGGCCCGACTCGGCTTCGACGCCATTCAACTCGACCGTCAGCGTCATGCCGACGCCGTGGAACGAGCACACCAAGCTGATGCATGTCGCCATCAAGGGCTTCGACATCAAGCCGACCGAGCAGCCGAAGGCCAATCTGGTGTTCCTGATCGACGTCTCGGGCTCGATGGACGAGCCGGACAAGCTGCCGCTGCTAAAATCGGCATTCCGGCTGCTGGTCAGCAAGCTGAAGGCCGACGACACGATCTCCATCGTCACCTATGCCGGCGAGGCCGGCACCGTGCTGATGCCGACCAAGGCCGCCGAGAAGGACAAGATCCTCAATGCCATCGACAATCTGACGCCCGGTGGCTCGACCGCCGGCGAGGCCGGCATCAAGGAGGCCTACAAGCTTGCCCAGCAATCCTTCGTCAAGGATGGCGTCAACCGTGTGATGCTGGCCACCGATGGCGACTTCAATGTCGGCCAAAGCGACGACGATGATCTCAAGCGCCTGATCGAGCAGGAGCGCAAGAGCGGTGTCTTCCTGTCGGTGTTCGGCTTCGGCCACGACAATCTGAACGACCAGATGATGCAGACCATTGCCCAGAACGGCAACGGCACCGCAGCCTATATCGACACGCTGGCCGAGGCGGAGAAGGTGCTGGTCGAGGATGCCTCCTCGACGCTGTTCCCGATCGCCAAGGATGTGAAGATCCAGGTCGAGTTCAACCCGAACAAGGTCTCCGAATACCGCCTGATCGGCTACGAGACCCGGGCGCTCAACCGCGAGGATTTCAACAATGACCGCGTCGATGCCGGCGATATCGGCTCGGGCCATTCGGTCACCGCGATCTACGAGATCACGCCGAAGGGCAGCGGCGGCGAGCAGATCGACCCGCTGCGCTATGGCCAGGCTACTGTCAACAATGGCGGCGTCGCCAATGCGGACGAATATGCCTTCGTCAAGATCCGCTACAAGCTGCCGAACGAAGACATCTCGAAGCTGATAACCACGCCGGTGACATCGGCCAACGAGGTGGCGTCCTTCGACCAGGCCAGCACCGACCAGCGCTTCTCCGTCGCGGTTGCCGCCTTCGGCCAGAAGCTGCGCGACGAGGATGCGACCGCGAAGTTCGGTTACGACAAGATCATGGAGATTGCCACTGCCGCCCGAGGAGCCGACCCGTTTGGGTACAGGTCAGAGTTCCTCTCACTCGTGCGCCTTGCCTCGGCGCTGGGCGGTAACCGGTAG
- a CDS encoding fatty acid desaturase, translating to MTGKSIKRRNAPAIEWPTVVLAFFCYGTWLATGFLLWPSHPILALAILGFTLALQSSIMHEVLHGHPTRSALINEAFVFLPIGLVWPFRRFKTLHLRHHADERLTDPLDDPESYYQALWQHDDLPPPMKFLLKINNTMAGRFFLGPWLSCIGFFVEDAKQVTAGDRAIRKAWLLHAIGLAIVAPVVQFGFGIPLWLYILAPVWLGQSLIAIRTFAEHQWSEHPEGRTVIIERSPLSFLFLNNNLHFVHHKTPTVAWYNLPKLFRERRDEWLRMNNGYAYPNYFALIKAYAFKAKEPIVHPVLRRAPEHGRAFKPRIRARSINGLGSAPVPAEPPKE from the coding sequence ATGACAGGCAAGAGCATCAAGCGACGCAACGCACCGGCCATCGAATGGCCCACCGTGGTTCTCGCATTCTTCTGTTACGGAACATGGCTCGCCACCGGTTTCCTGCTCTGGCCCTCTCATCCCATCCTGGCGCTCGCCATCCTTGGCTTTACCCTGGCATTGCAATCGTCGATCATGCACGAAGTGCTGCACGGCCATCCGACGCGCAGCGCGCTGATCAATGAAGCCTTCGTCTTCCTGCCGATCGGCCTGGTCTGGCCGTTCCGCCGCTTCAAGACGCTGCACTTGCGCCATCATGCCGACGAGCGGCTGACCGATCCGCTCGACGACCCCGAGAGCTACTATCAGGCGCTGTGGCAGCATGACGATTTGCCGCCGCCGATGAAATTCCTCCTCAAGATCAACAACACCATGGCCGGCCGTTTCTTCCTCGGTCCCTGGCTGTCCTGCATCGGCTTCTTCGTCGAGGATGCCAAGCAGGTCACGGCCGGCGACAGAGCGATACGCAAAGCCTGGCTGCTGCATGCGATCGGGCTCGCCATCGTGGCGCCGGTGGTGCAATTCGGCTTCGGCATTCCGCTGTGGCTCTACATTCTGGCGCCGGTCTGGCTCGGCCAGTCGCTGATTGCGATCCGCACTTTTGCCGAGCATCAGTGGTCCGAGCATCCGGAAGGCCGCACGGTGATCATCGAGCGCTCGCCGCTGTCGTTCCTGTTCCTCAACAACAATCTGCACTTCGTCCATCACAAGACCCCGACAGTGGCCTGGTACAACCTGCCAAAACTGTTTCGCGAGCGTCGCGACGAATGGCTGCGGATGAACAATGGTTATGCCTATCCGAACTATTTCGCGCTGATCAAAGCCTACGCCTTCAAGGCCAAGGAGCCGATCGTGCATCCAGTGCTGCGGCGCGCGCCCGAGCACGGCCGGGCGTTCAAGCCACGCATCCGGGCGCGCAGCATCAATGGGCTTGGCAGCGCACCGGTTCCGGCCGAGCCGCCAAAGGAATAA
- a CDS encoding dienelactone hydrolase family protein — MTKQDLRIKTRDGVSKAGLFRSAKGSSARAGVILYQDAFGPRPALDGMAERLASEGYAVLVPDLFYRNAPYGPFDAKTAFTEEQTKAALMALVTGTTQEMTISDSAAFLDALAGEGVTGPIGTVGYCMGGARALNVAAAYPDRIKAAASFHGGNLASDAGDSPHRKAATIKARVYVGMAGVDRSFPPEQSTRLAEAFREAEVDHVLENYVGMAHGWCVPDHSVYDETGAERHWKRLTALFAETLV; from the coding sequence ATGACTAAGCAGGACCTTCGGATCAAGACCCGTGACGGTGTGTCGAAGGCCGGCCTGTTCCGCTCGGCCAAGGGCTCCTCGGCCAGGGCCGGTGTCATCCTCTATCAGGACGCCTTCGGCCCGCGCCCGGCGCTGGACGGCATGGCCGAGCGCTTGGCGAGCGAGGGCTATGCGGTGCTGGTGCCGGACCTGTTCTACCGCAATGCGCCCTACGGGCCATTTGACGCCAAGACCGCTTTCACCGAGGAACAGACCAAGGCAGCATTGATGGCGCTGGTCACCGGCACGACGCAGGAGATGACCATCAGCGACAGCGCCGCATTCCTCGATGCGCTCGCCGGCGAAGGCGTCACCGGGCCGATCGGCACCGTCGGCTATTGCATGGGCGGCGCGCGGGCGCTGAACGTCGCCGCGGCCTACCCCGACAGGATCAAGGCAGCCGCCAGTTTCCATGGCGGCAATCTCGCCAGCGATGCCGGCGACAGCCCGCACCGCAAGGCCGCCACCATCAAGGCGCGTGTCTATGTCGGCATGGCGGGCGTCGACAGGAGTTTTCCGCCGGAGCAGTCGACGCGATTGGCCGAGGCGTTCAGGGAAGCGGAAGTCGATCATGTGCTGGAGAATTATGTCGGCATGGCGCATGGCTGGTGCGTGCCCGATCACAGCGTCTATGACGAAACCGGCGCCGAGCGCCATTGGAAGCGATTGACGGCGCTGTTCGCCGAAACGCTGGTCTGA
- a CDS encoding MFS transporter encodes MNQTFRQPGLTAQSAAVEGLDLIDAEADSLPKPQPPELRSRAARIVLGASLVLIAFNLRPLFSSLSVLLPEVMQATGLSTTGASLLTTLPVLCLGLFAPFAPKLAQRYGAERTLLGALVLLALGTGLRWFGSVPLLFVATFLAGGAIAIGNVLLPGLVKRDFAGSTAVMTGLYTMALCAGSAAAAGLTLPIEHFVTGSWSGALAAWAVPTLLVLLIWIPQALSSRRQVSHRGFRVVGLWRDRLAWQVTLFMGLQSALAYCIFGWLAPILRERGFDAATAGAIASVSVMAQVVTCLAVPSIAVRLKDQRGINVALVGIAVVALLGILFAPTSTVLFWAVLQGIGQGGLIAAAMTLIVLRSPDSHVAAHLSGMAQGVGYVLAATGPLLVGLIRGWTGSFSESAFLFVALGLGAAIMGFGAGRALHVGARTVRVDGQD; translated from the coding sequence ATGAACCAGACATTTCGTCAACCTGGCCTGACGGCGCAATCCGCGGCCGTCGAGGGGCTGGACCTCATCGATGCCGAAGCTGATAGCCTGCCGAAGCCGCAGCCGCCCGAACTGCGCAGCCGAGCCGCGCGCATCGTGCTTGGCGCCAGCCTTGTGCTGATCGCCTTCAATTTGCGGCCGCTGTTTTCCAGCCTCTCGGTGCTGTTGCCCGAGGTGATGCAGGCGACCGGTCTCTCAACGACTGGCGCCAGTCTGCTGACCACGCTGCCGGTTCTGTGCCTCGGCCTGTTCGCCCCCTTTGCGCCAAAACTTGCCCAGCGCTACGGGGCCGAACGCACCTTGCTCGGTGCGCTTGTGCTGCTGGCGCTGGGAACCGGGCTGCGCTGGTTCGGTTCGGTGCCGCTGCTGTTTGTCGCGACCTTCCTTGCTGGCGGCGCCATTGCCATCGGCAACGTGCTTTTGCCGGGCCTGGTCAAGCGCGATTTTGCCGGCAGCACCGCCGTCATGACCGGGCTTTACACCATGGCTCTGTGCGCCGGCTCGGCCGCTGCCGCCGGTCTTACGCTGCCGATCGAACATTTTGTCACGGGCTCATGGTCAGGCGCGCTGGCTGCATGGGCCGTGCCGACATTGCTCGTGCTGCTGATCTGGATCCCGCAGGCGCTCAGCAGCCGGCGGCAGGTCAGCCATCGCGGCTTTCGCGTCGTCGGCCTCTGGCGCGATCGCCTGGCCTGGCAGGTGACGCTGTTCATGGGGCTGCAGTCGGCACTTGCCTATTGCATCTTCGGTTGGCTGGCGCCGATCCTGCGCGAGCGCGGCTTCGACGCTGCCACCGCCGGCGCCATCGCTTCGGTGTCTGTCATGGCGCAGGTCGTCACTTGCCTTGCCGTGCCCTCCATCGCGGTGCGGCTCAAGGACCAGCGTGGTATCAACGTGGCGCTCGTCGGCATCGCGGTTGTTGCGCTGCTCGGCATCCTGTTCGCACCAACCTCGACCGTGCTGTTCTGGGCGGTTCTGCAAGGCATCGGGCAGGGCGGCCTGATCGCCGCCGCCATGACCCTGATCGTGCTGCGCTCTCCGGATTCGCATGTCGCGGCGCATCTTTCGGGCATGGCGCAAGGTGTCGGCTATGTTCTTGCCGCAACCGGCCCGCTGCTGGTCGGCCTGATCCGCGGCTGGACCGGCAGTTTCTCGGAATCGGCCTTCCTGTTTGTCGCGCTCGGACTGGGGGCGGCCATCATGGGGTTTGGCGCCGGGCGTGCGCTGCATGTCGGCGCCAGGACCGTGCGCGTCGACGGCCAAGATTGA
- a CDS encoding helix-turn-helix transcriptional regulator, with protein sequence MDKRDLSAIFRERLKLLLTRSDLNQSAFASAVGIDRSALSQLMSGASTRLPRAETLLNIAAEFKVSLDWLLGLSQDEGVTGEIRESLEIEEAPDGFDRTLLAKWFAEAAGTKIRYVPAGIPDLLRTRALVDYEANITNRSRLAQASETQYRIEYNRRPETDMEVCMPRHTLEIFARGLGVWDRFPEADRRQQLAHMATLLDDLYPTFRLFLYDGRMRYSIPLTIFGPYRAAIYVGDMYVVLNATQPIQALTQHFDNLIRAADINPHEAAAYARNLAGMSFLSGSV encoded by the coding sequence ATGGACAAACGCGACCTATCAGCAATCTTTCGGGAGCGTCTGAAGCTGCTCCTGACACGCTCCGACCTCAACCAGTCGGCATTCGCGTCAGCTGTCGGCATCGATCGGTCGGCGCTGTCGCAGCTGATGTCCGGCGCCTCGACGCGCTTGCCGCGTGCTGAAACACTGCTCAACATCGCCGCCGAATTCAAGGTGTCGCTGGACTGGCTGCTCGGCCTCAGCCAGGACGAGGGCGTCACCGGTGAAATCCGCGAAAGCCTGGAGATCGAGGAAGCGCCTGACGGTTTCGACCGCACCCTGCTCGCCAAATGGTTCGCCGAGGCCGCGGGCACCAAGATCCGCTACGTGCCGGCCGGCATCCCCGACCTGCTGCGAACCCGCGCGCTGGTCGACTACGAGGCCAACATCACCAACAGGAGCCGCCTGGCGCAGGCCAGCGAGACCCAGTATCGCATCGAATACAACCGGCGCCCGGAAACCGACATGGAAGTCTGCATGCCGCGTCACACGCTGGAGATTTTCGCGCGCGGCCTCGGCGTCTGGGATCGTTTTCCCGAGGCTGACCGCCGGCAGCAGCTCGCGCATATGGCGACGCTGCTCGACGATCTCTACCCGACCTTCCGCCTGTTTCTCTACGACGGCCGCATGCGCTATTCGATCCCGTTGACCATCTTCGGCCCCTACCGCGCCGCCATCTATGTTGGCGACATGTATGTGGTGCTGAACGCCACCCAGCCGATCCAGGCGCTGACCCAGCATTTCGACAATCTGATCCGCGCCGCCGACATCAACCCGCACGAAGCCGCCGCCTACGCGCGCAATCTGGCCGGCATGTCGTTCCTATCAGGCTCTGTCTGA
- the bmt gene encoding betaine--homocysteine S-methyltransferase, translated as MTTTNPIDALLAEKGVLLADGATGTNLFAMGLEAGEAPELLNETAPDTITSLHQNFVDAGADIILTNSFGGTRHRLKLHHAQDRVHALNKRAAEIARAVADKAGRKVIVAGSVGPTGELLVPLGAMTYDEAVDAFAEQIEGLKEGGAEVAWIETMSAPDEIRAAAEAAIRVGLPYTYTGSFDTAGRTMMGLLPKDIHGVVDGLSEAPLGVGANCGVGASDILASLLDMTEAKPQATVIVKGNCGIPEFRGTEIHYSGTPELMADYVRLAVDAGAKIVGGCCGTSFQHLAAMRKALDAHTKADRPTVAAIVERIGPMRNKVATENTAETSEARRERRRSRA; from the coding sequence ATGACGACGACCAATCCGATCGATGCCTTGCTGGCTGAAAAGGGCGTGCTGCTGGCCGATGGCGCCACCGGCACCAATTTGTTCGCCATGGGCCTGGAGGCCGGCGAGGCGCCGGAGTTGCTGAACGAGACGGCGCCAGACACCATCACCAGCCTGCACCAGAATTTCGTCGATGCCGGCGCCGACATCATCCTGACCAACTCCTTCGGCGGCACGCGTCATCGGTTGAAGCTCCACCATGCGCAGGACCGAGTGCATGCGCTCAACAAGCGCGCCGCCGAGATCGCCCGCGCCGTCGCCGACAAGGCCGGCCGCAAGGTGATCGTCGCCGGCTCCGTCGGCCCGACCGGCGAATTGCTGGTGCCGCTCGGCGCCATGACCTATGACGAGGCGGTCGACGCCTTTGCCGAGCAGATCGAAGGCCTCAAGGAAGGCGGCGCCGAAGTCGCCTGGATCGAGACCATGTCGGCGCCCGACGAAATCCGCGCCGCCGCCGAAGCCGCCATCCGCGTCGGCCTCCCCTACACCTATACCGGCTCCTTCGACACCGCCGGCCGCACCATGATGGGCCTGCTGCCGAAAGATATCCACGGCGTCGTCGACGGGCTGTCTGAAGCACCGCTCGGCGTTGGCGCCAATTGCGGCGTCGGCGCCTCGGATATCCTGGCATCGCTGCTCGACATGACGGAGGCGAAGCCGCAGGCGACCGTGATCGTCAAGGGCAATTGCGGCATTCCCGAATTCCGCGGCACCGAGATCCATTACTCCGGCACGCCCGAGCTGATGGCGGATTATGTGCGTCTCGCCGTCGATGCCGGCGCCAAGATCGTCGGCGGCTGCTGCGGCACCTCGTTCCAGCACCTTGCCGCGATGCGCAAGGCGCTCGACGCCCACACCAAGGCGGATCGCCCGACTGTAGCGGCGATCGTCGAGCGCATCGGTCCGATGCGCAACAAGGTGGCGACGGAAAACACCGCTGAGACCAGCGAAGCCCGCCGCGAGCGCCGCCGCAGCCGGGCCTGA
- a CDS encoding PhnD/SsuA/transferrin family substrate-binding protein yields the protein MSELIAALPMYDWPEVRGEVDAQWARLRDAFRQKGLDAPQTIVRRNGDLPPVPGGIRDAKGALIAPDPATLPPDELDFHRLWLHPALLFAQTCWGPMELGLSRHVQVVGQPSYDAYEGGQGELYSSALVMRAGEGPEVRSPSDGSAVIPLDLIRGKRFTLNSLDSMSGIIALTRDLEAQGESLNIFSSCSESGGHRGSIVAVAEGRADVAAIDCESWALAQRFEPAARKVAVVGWTARRKGLPFITASTTPETTVRALRDVVANLTRSKVGA from the coding sequence ATGAGCGAATTGATTGCGGCATTGCCGATGTATGACTGGCCTGAAGTGCGCGGCGAGGTTGACGCGCAGTGGGCACGTCTGCGCGATGCCTTTCGCCAAAAGGGCCTGGATGCCCCGCAGACCATCGTGCGCCGCAATGGCGATCTGCCGCCGGTGCCGGGCGGCATTCGTGATGCCAAGGGTGCATTGATCGCGCCTGATCCAGCAACATTGCCGCCGGACGAACTCGATTTCCACCGGCTTTGGCTCCATCCGGCACTGTTGTTCGCGCAGACCTGCTGGGGACCGATGGAACTCGGCCTGTCCAGGCATGTGCAGGTGGTTGGCCAGCCAAGCTACGACGCCTACGAGGGCGGGCAGGGCGAGCTTTATTCGAGCGCCCTGGTGATGCGGGCAGGCGAGGGGCCTGAGGTTCGATCGCCCTCGGACGGCAGCGCCGTCATTCCGCTCGATCTGATCCGCGGCAAGCGCTTTACCCTCAACAGCCTCGATTCGATGTCCGGCATCATTGCGCTGACGCGCGACCTCGAGGCACAGGGCGAAAGCCTGAACATCTTTTCGTCGTGCAGCGAAAGCGGCGGCCATCGCGGCTCGATCGTCGCGGTCGCCGAAGGCAGGGCCGATGTTGCCGCGATCGACTGCGAAAGCTGGGCGCTTGCGCAGCGTTTCGAGCCGGCAGCGCGGAAAGTCGCGGTCGTCGGCTGGACGGCGCGGCGCAAGGGGTTGCCATTCATCACCGCCAGCACAACGCCGGAAACGACGGTCAGGGCGTTGCGCGATGTCGTTGCAAACCTGACCCGGTCCAAAGTCGGCGCTTAG
- a CDS encoding NAD(P)/FAD-dependent oxidoreductase: MQSYDVVIIGAGAAGMMCAMEAAKRGRSVLILDHAATPGEKIRISGGGRCNFTNIHASPKNFISGNPHFCISALSRYTQRDFIALVDRHKIAYHEKTLGQLFCDGSARQIIDMLVSETQGRGVDLALSAEVRDVSKTVEGVVLTLSTGTVTCQSLVVACGGKSIPKMGATGFGYEIAEQFGLAIVETRPALVPLTFDAKTLERLAPLAGNAVDAEVSCGKTRFAEAMLFTHRGVSGPSILQISSYWREGDEIRIAMLPGVDVADLIRTAKRSNGRQAVQTVLANHLPKRLAQSIAERTGFDGNLADLSDAQIKTVDAAVNDWRIKPAGSEGYRTAEVTLGGVDTNGLDQKTMQAKSVPGLFFIGEVVDVTGWLGGYNFQWAWSSGWVAGQVC; encoded by the coding sequence GTGCAATCCTACGATGTCGTGATCATCGGCGCTGGCGCCGCTGGAATGATGTGCGCCATGGAGGCCGCCAAGCGGGGCCGCTCGGTGCTGATCCTCGACCACGCTGCAACGCCTGGCGAAAAGATCCGTATCTCCGGCGGTGGCCGGTGCAACTTCACCAACATCCACGCCAGTCCGAAGAACTTTATCTCGGGCAATCCGCATTTCTGCATCTCGGCGCTCAGCCGTTACACGCAACGCGACTTTATTGCGCTCGTCGACCGGCACAAGATCGCCTATCATGAGAAGACGCTGGGGCAGCTGTTCTGCGACGGCTCCGCGCGGCAGATCATCGACATGCTGGTTTCGGAAACGCAGGGCCGGGGCGTCGATCTGGCACTCTCTGCCGAGGTCAGGGATGTCAGCAAAACCGTGGAAGGGGTCGTGCTCACCCTCTCCACCGGCACGGTCACTTGCCAGTCGCTGGTCGTGGCGTGCGGCGGCAAGTCGATCCCGAAAATGGGAGCGACGGGTTTCGGTTACGAGATTGCCGAGCAGTTTGGCCTTGCCATCGTCGAAACGCGGCCGGCGCTGGTGCCGCTGACTTTCGATGCCAAAACGCTCGAGCGGCTGGCGCCCCTGGCCGGCAACGCGGTCGACGCGGAAGTCAGCTGTGGCAAGACGCGGTTTGCAGAGGCCATGCTGTTCACACATCGCGGCGTCAGCGGGCCCTCCATCCTGCAAATCTCATCCTATTGGCGCGAGGGCGACGAAATCCGCATCGCCATGCTGCCCGGGGTCGATGTGGCGGACCTCATCCGCACCGCCAAACGTTCCAATGGGCGGCAGGCGGTGCAGACAGTGCTCGCAAATCACCTGCCGAAACGGCTCGCACAATCGATCGCCGAGCGCACCGGGTTCGACGGCAACCTCGCCGATCTTTCGGACGCCCAGATCAAAACCGTCGACGCCGCGGTCAACGACTGGCGCATCAAGCCGGCGGGTTCCGAGGGATACCGTACCGCCGAAGTGACGTTGGGCGGGGTCGACACCAACGGACTGGACCAGAAGACGATGCAGGCGAAATCCGTGCCGGGCCTGTTCTTCATTGGCGAAGTGGTCGACGTGACGGGTTGGCTGGGCGGTTACAATTTCCAGTGGGCGTGGTCGTCGGGCTGGGTGGCGGGGCAGGTGTGTTGA
- a CDS encoding RNA polymerase sigma factor, giving the protein MAMMLDESEASDAELIGRAKGGDRGAFGTLLERHYDFVYRAAYRWCGKKADAEDIAQEVCVRLGKAIRDYRGGGAFTTWLYSVTMNAARDMMRKTARETVKTEAYGVHALISGEAPAESEDPAEALWAAVRQLPDKQRDAVLLVYGEGLSHAAAAEAMAISETTVSWHIHEAKKRLKTLMRSAGEV; this is encoded by the coding sequence ATGGCGATGATGCTGGATGAGAGCGAAGCCTCCGACGCCGAACTGATCGGGCGGGCGAAGGGCGGAGACAGAGGGGCCTTCGGCACATTGCTGGAGCGCCACTACGACTTCGTCTATCGTGCCGCCTATCGCTGGTGCGGCAAGAAGGCCGATGCCGAAGACATCGCCCAGGAAGTCTGCGTTCGGCTCGGCAAGGCGATCCGCGACTATCGTGGTGGCGGCGCCTTCACGACATGGCTCTATTCCGTGACGATGAATGCGGCGCGTGACATGATGCGCAAGACCGCGCGCGAGACGGTGAAGACAGAGGCTTACGGCGTCCATGCGCTGATTTCCGGCGAGGCGCCGGCCGAGAGCGAGGATCCGGCCGAGGCGCTCTGGGCGGCGGTGCGGCAGCTGCCGGACAAGCAGCGCGACGCCGTGCTGCTTGTCTATGGCGAGGGCTTGAGCCACGCGGCCGCCGCCGAGGCGATGGCGATCTCGGAGACGACGGTTTCCTGGCACATCCATGAAGCGAAGAAACGGCTGAAGACGCTGATGCGCTCGGCCGGGGAAGTGTGA
- a CDS encoding urea carboxylase-associated family protein has protein sequence MAEGQVNRIARGQPMPDPRRIVVPPQSGRSIHVKRGDLIRIIDPQGQQVADLWAFATGDQLDWLSTSQTRDITEQLFPGIGDHFYSAAAKPMLTLVENASPGPHDMLYPAPATARFTSAPVFPTTRTAGTI, from the coding sequence ATGGCCGAGGGCCAAGTCAACCGCATTGCCAGAGGACAGCCCATGCCAGACCCACGCCGTATCGTCGTCCCTCCTCAATCGGGCCGCTCGATCCATGTCAAACGCGGCGATCTCATCCGTATCATCGACCCGCAGGGACAACAGGTCGCCGATCTCTGGGCCTTCGCCACCGGGGATCAGCTCGACTGGTTGAGCACGTCGCAGACCCGCGACATCACTGAGCAGCTCTTTCCGGGGATAGGCGACCATTTCTACAGCGCCGCCGCCAAGCCGATGCTGACATTGGTCGAGAACGCATCGCCCGGCCCGCATGACATGCTCTACCCCGCGCCTGCGACAGCGCGCTTTACGAGCGCGCCGGTTTTCCCAACCACCCGAACTGCCGGGACAATCTGA